CAAAATCCGCTGTTGTTGTTCCGGCAGCATAGTCACAAGTTAAAAGGTAAAAGTTAAAAGGTAAAAGAAAAGGCAAGGGCAAATTGAAAGGTAAAAGACAAAGCACAAAAGTAGACATTTCTTTTTACTTTTGCCTTTTTACTTTTGCCTTTTTACTTCGATTCCAAGGTATCCACGCGGAAACGCTCAACGGAAGCGATTAAGTCACGGGACACACCTACTAAGTTTTGGAGTGCGCCAGAAACTCGTTGTGCTTCTTGGGAGGTTTCTTGGGCTGTGAGTTCTACTGATTGCATAACTTGAGCGACAGCACGGGAAGTTTCTGTCTGTTCTACGGTATCGCTGGTAATTGAACGCACAAGAATATCAATGCGATTCGCCACTTGAATAATATTTTCCAGCGATCGCTTGGCTTCTTCTGCTAGTTTTGTGCCTTTAATTACCTGTTGTGTGCCTTCTTCCATTGCGGTCATAACTGAGCCGGTTTCACTTTGGATTTGCATCACAATCTGTTCAATTTCCTTTAAGGATTTGGCAGATTTGTCGGCTAACTGGCGCACTTCATCCGCAACAATTGCAAACCCTCTTCCCGCTTCGCCCGCCCGCGCCGCCTCAATACTGGCGTTGAGTGCGAGTAAGTTGGTACGAGAAGCAATTTGGGAAATTAACGCCACAATCTTAGAAATTTCTTGGGAAGATTCTGCCAACCGTTTCACTTTGCGGGTGGTTTCCGCCACAGTTTCCCGAATTTCTAAAATCCCAGCTACGGTGTTTTCTACGGCTTCCCCACCTTTGAGCGCAATGCTACTAGCATCACGGGCAACAGTTTCAGCTTCCCGCGCGGCTTCAGCTACCCTCTGAATCGAGTCTGTCATCACTTGCACAGAATTTAAGGTGACAGCTAACTCTTCAGCTTGGCGTAAAGCATCACTTGATAAGGCTCTGGCAAAGGTTTCGGAATTTGTTGCACCTTTGGTTACTTCCCGCGCTGCTACTTTTACCTGTTGGACAATATCGCGCAGGTTTTGAATTGTCAGGTTAAAGGCATCAGCAACGGCTCCCAATACGTCGGCTGTCACCTCAGCTTGCACTGTCAAATCACCTCTGGCTGCCCCTTCTACGTCGTCCAACAAGCGAATTACTTGCCGTTGTAGATTTTCCTTGGCTTCTTCTTGTTCATCGGCTTTGCGTTGGGCTTCATTGGTAGTTGTAAAAATTACCCGCGCCATTTCGTTAAAGCCGGTGGATAACAGCCCTAATTCATCTTCGGAATAGACTGTAGCTTGGACATTGAGATTGCCTTGGCGGACAGCATCAAACTGATTTTGCAAATCCTTGGTTGTGCGGCGAATTTGCTTGAGAGTGAGATTGCCCATAAAAGCAGCAGTGGCAAATCCCGAAATCCCAGCGGCGAGAGACATAGCCCAGCCAGTGTTGCGGATGGATTCTCGCTGTTGCGGTGGCGAAAAGGAAGTCGCGCCAAAGCTCACAATAGCAACAACCATTGCCGAGAAAATACCGACAGTCCCAGCTACCAAAAAAGGCTTCATATCTAAAGAAGCATTTTCCAATGGTGCTAACCAGCCTTGCTCAACACTGGCAACAGGCTCTAGTTTTGAGACATCAGTTTGGGTAAATATCGGTACGGCTTCTTGAGAACCAGTAATGGTGAATAGTTCTTCATCGCGATCGCTACTGCCATTATTAACATTATTAACAGCCGTTTCAGTAAATTTACTGCGAGGACTACTATGAGCTTCTAGCGGCCCAGATAGTGCCACATCGCCAAAGCTCACATCTGAGTCTGCTAAGTCAAATCCAGGAATATTACCGAGGTCGTCAAATTCATCAAAATCATCTAAAAATTCGATATTACTTTTGGAATTTTCACTACTGAGCAGACCGTTTGTATCTTCATCAGTTTTGAATTCATCTGAGCCAAAAGCAGACTCAAACGCTTCAAAATCAAAGTTATCATCACCATCAAAAGAGTTGGTGTCTAAAGTTGTGCCAGCTTTTAAAGGAGAGTTTTGCAAAGAAAAATCATCATTAACAGATGAGTTGGTAGTTTCAGAATTATCAGGAAATTCTATTTTTTCTAACCAATTACTTGGTTTAGCCGCGAATACATTATCTTGATTGGTTTTTGCATCCACATTCAGGATATCTTCTGGTGATTTGGGTAAAATTTCATCCAGAATACCCATTTTTAAATCAAAACTTGCTATGTTTGGCTCTGCATACTGTTCTGTTAATAAAGGTTCAGATGAAGTATCTAAAATATTACTCGTTAATAAATCAACTGGTGCAAAAGGAGAATCAACGCTATTGCTATCAAAGGGTGAACTTGCTTGACTCGAAGTTGTCCCACTATCAAAGGGGCTATTTGTGATTCCTGAATCATCTAAATTGATTCCTGAAATATCTTCTTGCCAAAAAGCTGGTAAATCTAAGGCGATTTCTTCCTCTGGATTGCTATGCAGATCAGAACTATTTTCATCTTGATTCACGGCAAAAGGATCAGCCATTAAAGATGGAGATTCTTCAACCGTTTTGTTCATAACAATGCTGTCTGTGGGAACATCAAATGGGTTTAAAGATGACTGAGATTCTTCAAAACTGCTTAAATCAAAGCTTTGGCTATCTAAGTTAGCAAAAGCTCCTAAATCTTGTAAGTCTGCTGTATCAAGTTCTGAGGAATCAGCGATACTGGCAAAATTGATTGACTGATCAATTTCCAGCGGTATAGCTTCTTCTAGAGGCTGTAAATATTGATGGATATTCTCTAGACCATTTTTGGCAAAACTGATAATTTCTGGTTCATCAGTCAACTGCAATACTTGTTGATATTCTGCTTTGGCAATATCGTACTGTTGCAAAACGTAGTAGACGTGACCCCTTAACAAATGGCAGTTGGGGTCATCTGGTACATTTTCTACTACCTGATCGACTAAGGTAGCAGCGAATTCATAGTCTTGTTCTGCGTAGGCTGTACAAGCCTGCTGATATGTTTCGAGATAATCATCTATTGTTGCTGCCATTTGCTCCCTCCCAATATCATCCTGCCCACCTTGCACTCCGCACAATCGCCGTTTGATCAAGCAATCTTAGACACTGGTTGTTTTTAGCACCTAATAACCACTCACCACGCAAAAAGGGAGCCATCGTATCTGGTAGATTTGTTGGTGGCATCAGATGTTGTACATCTAGCCAATCCATACCGCCGACTTCTTCCACTGCTAAACCGACTATTGTTTCCTGCTCCTCGATCGCAATTACGGGAATTTCTGCTCTATCCGTATTTAGCGCTGTTCCTTCGCCAAGAAATTGACCTAAATCAGCTACCCAAATTACTCGACCTCGTAAATTTAGAGTACCCAAAAGTAAAGGAGAAGCATTAGGAATCGGGGTAATTCTATCAGGACTTAATTCCAAGACTTCTCGGATACCAGTAGCTGGTAGGGCAAACTCCTGATGCGAGGGAATATAAAAACGTAAATGTAACTCACCTTCAGGACTTTCTACTTGTAATTCAGGCCGAAAGTGGTCTTGGCCACTGCCACTCAAAAAGTCCGGTTTGCTGACCATGTTATTTTCATCCTTATCCTCGCAGGAGTTGTTTGACTGTTCCTACCAACTCCGTCGGCTGAAACGGTTTGGCTATATAAGCATCCGCACCCTGTTTCATCCCCCAGTAGCGGTCAAATTCTTCACCTTTAGAAGAACACATAACTACTGGGACATTTTGGGTTTTTGGGTCAGATTTTAACCGACGGCAAACTTCGTAGCCGTTCATTCGTGGCATGACAATATCCAATACCACCAAGTCTGGAGGAGCGCTTTGAATGGCCTCCAACGCTTCTACTCCGTCACTGGCGTATGTGACTGTTAAACCAGTGGCTTTCAGGAGGTCAATAATCATCTCCCTTTGTGCGAGACTGTCTTCCACAATCAGAACTGTACTCATAAATGCCTATCTACCTCCTGATGTAGACGTTCCCATTTGGAACATTCCCTGACTCCCCGTTAAAATTACTTGTATAAATTTATGCTATTATTTCACTAATTGACTAGATAATAATTGGGCATGGGGTTAGTTGATTCTGTGATAACATTTTTTACCCGATCTTTTATGGAATCAACAAGTCTTCTATTTCTTTGGTGTTCCCATAAAAGACTTGTAATTAACATATTTCTCCACAAGCATGAGTAATTCGGAATCATCAAATGGTTTGGTTAAATAATCTGTTGCCCCAACCATCCTGGCTCTGACTCGATCAATAAAGCCCTCTTTACCAGTCAGCATAATAATCGGCACTAACCGAAATGCGGTGGAATGGCGCAGCATATTGCAAATTTCATAACCATCTAGTTCCGGCATGGCAATGTCGCACAAAATTAAATCAGGTCGTAGTTGAAATAGCAAACCAAGAGCTTCTAAGGGTTGAGTCAGCGCGATCGCTTCATAACCATGTAACTTTAAAATCGACTCAACAGCCTCACAAATCGTGGTTGTATCATCAATACAAACTATCCGTGGGCGATGGTTTTCTTCTCCTCCCAACTCTGGGATGAATGTTTTGGAATTAGTTGTCGCTGAATCTACTAGTTGCAACCAACCCTGTAGTACATAAGGATATATTGCCTTAGCAACTGTCAATAAATCTCGATTTAAATAACGTGACAGTTGTCGCAGTGATGTTTTACCATCAGCCCAATGCTGTAGCTTATTTACTGTTGCCTCTGGTAATGAGGAGCGTAGTTCTGTTGTGTCAGCTAACACGGGTAGTTGTTCGGGAGACTGAATTTGCGGATATAGGCGCTTCCATTCTTGGACTTGTTGAGTGATTCTGGCAACTAGAGGCGCAATTTCTAAACTAGTTAATTGTGGAGCCAAGGCTGCTCCTTGACGAAATGTGAAACTACCTTGGTGTAAACTCAATAAATCAAATAATGTTTCTTGCACTAAGCGGTGAATAATACTATGAGCTATCTTGGGGCTGATGATACTTCGCTCTAGAAGTGTCCACAAATAGCCATACTCTGGGACATTTTGGGTGGCTAGTGAAGTATGTTGCTTTTGCTCAAGTCCGGTGTCGATGCGATAATGGCGCAAATAATCGTCAATCCGCGATAAATTACTCTCACCAGCTTGGCAATAGATAATTTGACCATTGAGAAAAAAGACAAACCAAGATTTTTTTCTGCTATTTTTACTATGGCGATGTCTGAGAGTCTCATCCTGGCTGAGATTATCTTGCTTGTGAAAGCCAGCTTCTACTAAAAGTTGTCCAGTTCTCTGACCTAAAGCAATCAATTGCAAAATACTGCGAATATCAATTTCATTTAAATTTCCCTGCATTTAGCGCAACGCAACTCCTTGTTATATTCTTGACTTAAGTTTGCCCAGTAATTTTATCCATATTTCTCATAAGTAAAGTAAATTATTACCTCCACGTCTTCGCCATCTTATTTCTCCAACAAATAATGTCTATCAGGAGATACATTTAGCTATAAACCGTAAATTTTCGTAATACAGCTTGATAAAGTTAGTGATAACACGGAAGTCATGATCACTATCACCAGTACAGAATATAAAGGCGCGACTCAATCGCTTCTATAAATATTTCGGCGTGAAATTTTACGCCTATAGATAGTTCTGTCTGGATTTTTTTCCTACACCACGGTGAAATTAAGACAAACTCACAGAATTATCTCAGATATATCTCAAAACACGGACATTAAGTACGCAAAAGGACGAACGGTGTGCTGTATTTAGCAGAAGTACAAAAGCAGAAGGGCGGCTTACTTAGTGGTGGTTCTAAAACCGAACTGAAACTGCTCGCTTGTCAGCGAACCGACCAGAATTGGAGTACTGTGTCGGAAGAGGTGATCACTGCTGAAGAAGCCAGCAAATTAAATGACGGTGCATTAGTGTTAGTAGAACTGAATCCAAATCGCCAAGTGCAGCGGATTCAAGAAGCAGGACGGCCATTAGTCAACATCTTGCAAAATTTTTCTCGTCAGCTAGAAAAATTTAAACTGAAGGAAGATGAAATTGATCAGTGGAAACAGTCACTAACATTTCAGGCGCAAGAAATGAATCGCCGAGAAATGGAAATGGAAGCACGCTTAGAACAGCTGCAACAAATGGAAGACGATTGTCAACGTCTGGATGAGCAAAAACAAGAAGTTGACTCATCCCGCGAGGAAATTGAAAAGTTGCAAGCGGAAATTGAGCGTAACCGCCAAGAATTAGAAGGTGCTTGGGAGCATTTGCGCGGTGAACAGCGGCGTTTAGAAGAGCGACAAGCAGAGGCACAACAAGGTAATGTTTTAGATGAAGAGCAAAGTCGGGTGATGAGCGAGTTATTAAATCGCTTATCTAGTCGTGTTGCGCCAACGGAAACAGTCAGAGAACATTTGCATTTAGCTTTTGAATTAATCGAACAGCAGCAAGCAACTTTAAATCCGCACTGGGAAAAGTTAGAGCAGCAAAAAACTTTAGCAACGCAACAACAAGAAGAAGTTGAGCGTCTTGCACAAAGTTTAGGCGATCGCCAAAATGAATGGCAACAAGCACATAATTTTATAGAGCAGCAAACTACTCAATTAAAAATTAATCAGGCAACTATTACTAGTAAGCAAGAATCTGCTCGACTAGTTAAAGAACAGTTGCAATATCAAGACGATTTATATCAAAAAATTAATTATTTATCTGCTAGTGCTGGTGATATTTCTGGACAGAAAGTTGATTTAGAAGCATTAGAAAAAATGCCTTTAGATGAACTCCAAAAAATAGTTCAAGACCTTATTAAAAAATTAGAAATAGACTCTAGCTTTGTCCAAGAACAAGAACAAGAACTGCAATATAAGCAAGCAGATATAGAAGAATTACAAAAAAAACTTAGTCAAGCTTCTGACCAAGATCATATCAATTTGGAAATGGAACTAGCGGATGAAAAAGACCATTATCAAATGCTCAACAAAACTTTAGAAGGTCAACGCCGTAGTTTGTTGCAGCGTGATAAGGCTCTGAAGCAACACCAAAATATATTGCTCCGAAGACAAGGACAACCTGTTCCCAATACCGAAGAAGAAAATACAGTTGATTTTGCCCCAATTTTGCTGCAAATTGATAGTCAGCGGCAACAACAATCTCAGGAACTACAAAAACTTGAACAAGACATTGAACAAATGCGGTCTGCGATTGATTTAGACCAAGGAATGATTGATAACCAAGCGCATGATTTAGAAAATAAGCAACAAGAAATCAAAACTCTAGAAGCAAATTTACAGTCTTTGCGAACAGCAACTGCTGAATGCTGGGTGCGCGTCAATTTATATCAAGAAGCCTTACAACCAATTCAAGATTCTTTGGATAGTTTGCGACAAAAGTTACAAGGAATTAATGATTCTCTAGCGCAAGTGCAAGAAGTGGGTGATTATCAACTACAAACTATTAGCGAGATGCGTCAGACTCTGCAAAATTTGATATCTCAGCCAGAGTTAATAGCATCTTAGAAGTATGAAGTGTGAAAAATATTTTAGACTTTATAATGACTTTTCCTTAATGATAATCCAGTTATCTTGAACTTGAGCGATCGCACCACCAGGAAAGGGATCAGTTTGTGAACGATTCGGGGCGATAATTAAGGCGGTTAATTTTTCAATATGTTCAAAATTAGGTGCGTCAGGCAAAATTTCTATTAATATCTGTCGCATCACACGGCGTTGTAAAGCTAATGGCGCTGGTTGTAATACCTGACGATTTAATTTTAGCTCATCCCCACTTCCTATCATCGCTTTTTCGCGTAAATGCTGGGCTGCTTGTTCCAAATACTCGACATCTGCTTGCAGGAGTTCTGCTGTTTGGGCTAAAGCTGATTCTACTTTGGGGTTAAAGTTTGTTTGTAAATAGGGAATTAATTCTTGGCGGATGCGGTTGCGGGCGTACCTCACATTTTGATTGGTAGAATCTTCCCAAATAGGTAATTGAAAATCATGGCAAAATTGCCCTGTTTGTTGACGAGTAATTTCTAACAGTGGACGTATTACAATAACTTTTTCCGATAACGGACGTTGCCAAGTTAAAGCTTGTAAACCATCAGCACCAGTACCACGCATTAAATTGTAAAGCAGAGTTTCGGCGCGATCGCTGGCTGTGTGTCCAGTAACTATATATTGATAATTGTATTGTTGGGCGATCGCATTTAAAGCTTGATACCGCCAATTCCGCGCCGCAGCTTCACTATTTATGGGTTCTTTAGCAGTTTCTAAATAAAAATTTATACCCCAATTTTTAGCCAAATTTTCTACATGATGAGCATTATCCTGGGAATCATCACGCCAGCAATGATCGCAATGAGCAATAGCTAAATACCATGACCATTTTGATTGTAAATCTAATAGTAATTTAATTAAGCATAGAGAATCTTGTCCACCAGAAACAGCCACTAATAGGCGTTCATGATGCTGAAATAAATGACGCGATCGGATAGTACGATGAATTTTTGCGTGTAGAGATGTCCATACCATTTTTGAATATTACCGCGCAGACGCACGCACACTAAATTAGGCAAATGGTATTTTAGTATAGGTTTCTCTTGTCATTTTGATGGATATTTTATTTTTTTCTAAAAATTCTTTGATTTTTATCAGATTTTTAATAGTTTCTTCTAAAGTATTTCTGAATTCTTGATCAGCAACTCTGTGAAGAAATTGAAATAGCTGGTCATAGTAACCTCTAAATAATTCATCTTTATACAATCTGTAACTAAACTCAGATTGAGTTATTGGATGGTTTGTTCCCTTATCTATGAGGTTATCGCCAATACCATTGACATAATAAAACCAGAGAATACTATTTTTGCTGGAGATAGCTGTTTTAAAATCTTCAATTAAGTAGAAAAATTCTGTTGTCAATTTTTTGTTAACAAATGGTAAAAATACCACATCTCTTTCATATAAAGCAATCCAGCAAGCAACAGTAGATATTAAATAAGCTGTGGAAGTTACATAATAGCCTTCTTTGGTAAACCAATCTAAAGAAGAAGCATTTTTTGGCGATAATTTCAAGGCATAGCTAGGCCCAGATGGTTCATTAATTTTATCTATTATTGAGTTCAAACGAAACTCTAGTTCATGGCAAGCTAACCATAGTGGTCGAGCATAAAGGTAAAGTTTTTTGCGAGCATCAATAGATTCTTGTAAACGAGGCGCAACTAAATAAGTTTCTGTAATTTTAATAATAAAAGTAATAACGCCGCCGCCTGCTACTCCATAAATTAAATTGGATAGTCCATCAGCCATATTTATTTTTGCTCCAAATTTTGAGAAAACTAAAGATTATTTTGCAAAAGTTAATTTAAGATAAAAATCTTCGGCAATTACATCCATAGTTCCCAAAATATAGTCAAAAGTAACAAATAATCAAATATGATTTAACCCCTCTCCACTGATGAAGAGGGGCAAAGCTATTAAAAAAACCACCCGTAAGAATGTAATCCTTTACCTAAAAGATTCACACCAAGATAACAAATCCAGACGACAACAAAGCCACTTGCCGCTAAAATTGCGGGGCGACGACCTTGCCAACCGCGAGTAATTCTAGCGTGGAGGTAAGCTGCAAAAACTAACCAAGTAATTAAGGCCCAGGTTTCTTTCGGGTCCCAACTCCAGTAAGAACCCCAAGCTTCGTTAGCCCAAACACCGCCAGCAATAATCCCAATGGTCAGCAGGGGAAATCCTAGCCCAATGATGCGATAGCTAATATTGTCTAGGGTATCGGCCAGACTGAGACGTTGGGGTGAAAGAACTTTTGCGGTTTCTATGGTTCCTGATGGGGTTGCTGTTACCAAGTTCAAAACGGCGGTGTTGCCGTTATTAGTATTGTTTTCAAAACGACGAGCAGAACCATTATTTTCACTGACAGGTGTTGCTGATTGAGTTACTAGTTCACCTGCTTTGTGTAAGCGATAACCATTGGTGCGGTAGCCACCAGTACCAACTGAACTGCCTTGTAGTTCGATATTTTGACCGCGTGTCACCACCAGAAAAGCGATCGCTAATATTGAACCTACCATTAAAGCAGAGTAGCTCAACATCATCACGCTGACGTGCATCATCAACCAGTTAGACTTTAATGCTGGTACTAATGGTTCTGCGGCTTGCATTGTAGATGGTAAGGTTAGGGCAGCAAAGGCAGTGATTCCCATTGCGACAGGTGTAGTAAAAACTCCTACCAAGCGGCTACGAGTACCATTTTCCGCAATTAAATGGACTGCTGTAATCCCCCAAGTCAAAAAGAACAGCGACTCGTACAAGTTACTCAAGGGAAAATAACCTGCCTCTATCCATCTTGCGCCTAAAAGGGTAGCGATGCACAAATTAGCGATCGCCATTCCGGCTGTTCCCAAAGCAGCCAGTGCTGGCAGATTTGGAAAAGCTGCTCCTCCCCAGTAAACCAGCATGGTGAGAAATAACACAGCAAATGCGGCGTTGTCTAGCCAGTTCTGGAGTACAACCAGATTCATACAGTATTCTCCACCGTTATTGTTTAAAGTTGCGATTCTAACTATCTTGATCCTAACTTGAGTTTAATTAGAGACTCAGGGTAGATAGAATAAATTAATGTGTGTGATACTCCTAAACTGACGTGACTAATACCACGGATAGGATTTACTTTGAGCTACTAATGTTGGGACTAGACACAGGGTTAGGTAAAATCGCTGAATTATGAGATTTTTTCAAAGAGAGAAATACATCGTAGCGAGTACTACGACTGTCACTCACAGATGTTGTTACGCCAATAGAACGGGTTGCTTCTAAAAAAGTTTTTTGTTTGGGAAATAAAGTATTGAGGGTAAAGTTATTTACCATCCGTTCTACATCCAGGAAAAATGCCCCATTTGTCGGATTGAGTTCTGTCGGCACAGTATGTTGATAAGCAAGATTACTAGCTAGTGTGCTGTTGGGTTTAGGCACAATTTTATCGGTGACGGGAGCGCCCAATACTAAAAAAGCGACATCTTTATCTAACCAACCGTGACTAGCTGTTAAAGTCCCAAAAGGCCCAATCCAGTTAACAACAGGTTGATTGGCGACTGTCCCTGGTTGAATTTGGAATTGATATTGATTTTTAATAACGTCATCCAGTTTTTGTAGAGATGCTTCAGCTAATTTGCGATCGCTGGCTTTGATCATAAATACCAATCCGGCTCTAAAATCTCCTGGGGTGCCGTTTTTTGATGTGTTAGGAATCAGTGAAACAGCAAACTCGCCTTTCATCCAACTGAGTAAATCTCGTTCCAAATCAAGATTAGTCAGCGATTTTACGCCACTACGCAATTGTTCTGGAGATACAGGCGAGAGAGGATTTCCCTGAGATGTGAGGATGTAATCTCCCCACAATCTTTGTAAATTACTACCAGATAACATCATTAAGGTTTCTGCTGGCATTCGCTGCTGCATACTACCTGCTGTGTTGTCAATTGAGAGTAGGCGCTGACTTTGAGGATTCAGCCAGGAAACACCCTTCAAGCGTACTCCTTCTGCCTCTAAAGTAATATTCCCTGCCAAACCTTGGTTATTTTGCAGTTGCGCCAAAACTTGAGCAGGTAATCGACGATTAGGAGCCGTAGTCGCAATTTTCGCGGCTGTTGGGACGTTGATATAAAACTGAGCAAAAGAGTGAGACTCAGAAATTTTTGGGAAATTATCGGCGAAACTCCCGACTGTGGCTAAGGATGTTTTATTTTTGTAGGCATCAATTGCCCGTTCTGTGGCTTTAGGATTATCAGTAATAACCAAAAAGCGTTGATCTAATAATGTGGCGGAAAGGTTTGTGCCAAATTGCCCTTCGCTTTGTTTAATGGGAATTCCCTGATAGGTGCGGTCAATCCATTTACCTGTTTTCAGCGCTTTGGGCTGTGCCAATATTTTTTGGGCTAATTCTGGGTTTTTGACAGGCAAAACCATAACTAATGACTGCTGACTGTTAGCAACGCCATCAGTAGCTACAGGCTTAGGAGCAGGCTGACTAGTTTCGGGAGCTAAAATAGCGAAGGTAACTTCTTCACCTACCCAAG
This window of the Nostoc sp. HK-01 genome carries:
- a CDS encoding cytochrome c assembly protein, which encodes MNLVVLQNWLDNAAFAVLFLTMLVYWGGAAFPNLPALAALGTAGMAIANLCIATLLGARWIEAGYFPLSNLYESLFFLTWGITAVHLIAENGTRSRLVGVFTTPVAMGITAFAALTLPSTMQAAEPLVPALKSNWLMMHVSVMMLSYSALMVGSILAIAFLVVTRGQNIELQGSSVGTGGYRTNGYRLHKAGELVTQSATPVSENNGSARRFENNTNNGNTAVLNLVTATPSGTIETAKVLSPQRLSLADTLDNISYRIIGLGFPLLTIGIIAGGVWANEAWGSYWSWDPKETWALITWLVFAAYLHARITRGWQGRRPAILAASGFVVVWICYLGVNLLGKGLHSYGWFF
- a CDS encoding putative CheW protein, which translates into the protein MVSKPDFLSGSGQDHFRPELQVESPEGELHLRFYIPSHQEFALPATGIREVLELSPDRITPIPNASPLLLGTLNLRGRVIWVADLGQFLGEGTALNTDRAEIPVIAIEEQETIVGLAVEEVGGMDWLDVQHLMPPTNLPDTMAPFLRGEWLLGAKNNQCLRLLDQTAIVRSARWAG
- a CDS encoding response regulator receiver protein codes for the protein MQGNLNEIDIRSILQLIALGQRTGQLLVEAGFHKQDNLSQDETLRHRHSKNSRKKSWFVFFLNGQIIYCQAGESNLSRIDDYLRHYRIDTGLEQKQHTSLATQNVPEYGYLWTLLERSIISPKIAHSIIHRLVQETLFDLLSLHQGSFTFRQGAALAPQLTSLEIAPLVARITQQVQEWKRLYPQIQSPEQLPVLADTTELRSSLPEATVNKLQHWADGKTSLRQLSRYLNRDLLTVAKAIYPYVLQGWLQLVDSATTNSKTFIPELGGEENHRPRIVCIDDTTTICEAVESILKLHGYEAIALTQPLEALGLLFQLRPDLILCDIAMPELDGYEICNMLRHSTAFRLVPIIMLTGKEGFIDRVRARMVGATDYLTKPFDDSELLMLVEKYVNYKSFMGTPKK
- a CDS encoding methyl-accepting chemotaxis sensory transducer encodes the protein MAATIDDYLETYQQACTAYAEQDYEFAATLVDQVVENVPDDPNCHLLRGHVYYVLQQYDIAKAEYQQVLQLTDEPEIISFAKNGLENIHQYLQPLEEAIPLEIDQSINFASIADSSELDTADLQDLGAFANLDSQSFDLSSFEESQSSLNPFDVPTDSIVMNKTVEESPSLMADPFAVNQDENSSDLHSNPEEEIALDLPAFWQEDISGINLDDSGITNSPFDSGTTSSQASSPFDSNSVDSPFAPVDLLTSNILDTSSEPLLTEQYAEPNIASFDLKMGILDEILPKSPEDILNVDAKTNQDNVFAAKPSNWLEKIEFPDNSETTNSSVNDDFSLQNSPLKAGTTLDTNSFDGDDNFDFEAFESAFGSDEFKTDEDTNGLLSSENSKSNIEFLDDFDEFDDLGNIPGFDLADSDVSFGDVALSGPLEAHSSPRSKFTETAVNNVNNGSSDRDEELFTITGSQEAVPIFTQTDVSKLEPVASVEQGWLAPLENASLDMKPFLVAGTVGIFSAMVVAIVSFGATSFSPPQQRESIRNTGWAMSLAAGISGFATAAFMGNLTLKQIRRTTKDLQNQFDAVRQGNLNVQATVYSEDELGLLSTGFNEMARVIFTTTNEAQRKADEQEEAKENLQRQVIRLLDDVEGAARGDLTVQAEVTADVLGAVADAFNLTIQNLRDIVQQVKVAAREVTKGATNSETFARALSSDALRQAEELAVTLNSVQVMTDSIQRVAEAAREAETVARDASSIALKGGEAVENTVAGILEIRETVAETTRKVKRLAESSQEISKIVALISQIASRTNLLALNASIEAARAGEAGRGFAIVADEVRQLADKSAKSLKEIEQIVMQIQSETGSVMTAMEEGTQQVIKGTKLAEEAKRSLENIIQVANRIDILVRSITSDTVEQTETSRAVAQVMQSVELTAQETSQEAQRVSGALQNLVGVSRDLIASVERFRVDTLESK
- a CDS encoding response regulator receiver, CheY: MSTVLIVEDSLAQREMIIDLLKATGLTVTYASDGVEALEAIQSAPPDLVVLDIVMPRMNGYEVCRRLKSDPKTQNVPVVMCSSKGEEFDRYWGMKQGADAYIAKPFQPTELVGTVKQLLRG
- a CDS encoding PP-loop protein; this translates as MVWTSLHAKIHRTIRSRHLFQHHERLLVAVSGGQDSLCLIKLLLDLQSKWSWYLAIAHCDHCWRDDSQDNAHHVENLAKNWGINFYLETAKEPINSEAAARNWRYQALNAIAQQYNYQYIVTGHTASDRAETLLYNLMRGTGADGLQALTWQRPLSEKVIVIRPLLEITRQQTGQFCHDFQLPIWEDSTNQNVRYARNRIRQELIPYLQTNFNPKVESALAQTAELLQADVEYLEQAAQHLREKAMIGSGDELKLNRQVLQPAPLALQRRVMRQILIEILPDAPNFEHIEKLTALIIAPNRSQTDPFPGGAIAQVQDNWIIIKEKSL